From the genome of Spinacia oleracea cultivar Varoflay chromosome 2, BTI_SOV_V1, whole genome shotgun sequence, one region includes:
- the LOC110803667 gene encoding nifU-like protein 2, chloroplastic isoform X1, which produces MLSQSCCYMVQHSLEPSCSRPAACIPLHFKYSYLFGTQHSGFTRVCRSFSRSGCIKSISSTRTRVVKAVATPNSALELPLTEENVESVLDEVRPYLMADGGNVVVHEIDGNIVRLKLQGACGSCPSSVTTMKLGIERRLMEKIPEIVAVEAIPDEETGLELNDENIEKVLEEIRPYLIGAAGGTLDLVAIEEPIVKVRITGPAAGVMTVRVAVTQKLREKIPSIAAVQLLS; this is translated from the exons ATGTTGAGCCAATCATGTTGCTACATGGTTCAACATAGCCTTGAACCTTCGTGTTCTCGACCGGCTGCTTGCATTCCTCTTCATTTCAAG TATTCGTACTTATTTGGAACCCAGCATAGTGGTTTTACTCGTGTATGTCGAAGCTTTAGTCGTTCAGGTTGCATCAAGTCGATCTCTTCGACTAGAACTCGAG TGGTCAAAGCTGTTGCCACTCCAAATTCAGCTCTGGAGCTGCCCCTAACCGAAGAAAATGTTGAAAGTGTACTAGATGAAGTGCGGCCATATCTAATGGCTGATGGTGGTAATGTTGTTGTGCATGAAATCGATGGCAATATTGTTCGACTGAAGTTGCAAGGAGCATGTGGATCCTGCCCAAGTTCTGTAACAACCATGAAACTGGGTATTGAACGCCGTCTTATGGAAAAAATTCCCGAGATAGTTGCGGTGGAAGCAATCCCTGATGAAGAAACCGGCCTTGAGCTAAATGATGAAAATATAGAAAAG GTCCTTGAAGAAATAAGGCCGTACCTTATAGGAGCTGCTGGAGGAACTCTGGATCTTGTTGCAATTGAAGAGCCAATTGTAAAAGTCCGAATCACAGGCCCAGCTGCTGGAGTGATGACTGTTCGAGTAGCCGTGACACAAAAATTACGTGAAAAGATCCCTTCCATTGCAGCTGTTCAACTTTTATCTTGA
- the LOC110803667 gene encoding nifU-like protein 2, chloroplastic isoform X2, with amino-acid sequence MLSQSCCYMVQHSLEPSCSRPAACIPLHFKHSGFTRVCRSFSRSGCIKSISSTRTRVVKAVATPNSALELPLTEENVESVLDEVRPYLMADGGNVVVHEIDGNIVRLKLQGACGSCPSSVTTMKLGIERRLMEKIPEIVAVEAIPDEETGLELNDENIEKVLEEIRPYLIGAAGGTLDLVAIEEPIVKVRITGPAAGVMTVRVAVTQKLREKIPSIAAVQLLS; translated from the exons ATGTTGAGCCAATCATGTTGCTACATGGTTCAACATAGCCTTGAACCTTCGTGTTCTCGACCGGCTGCTTGCATTCCTCTTCATTTCAAG CATAGTGGTTTTACTCGTGTATGTCGAAGCTTTAGTCGTTCAGGTTGCATCAAGTCGATCTCTTCGACTAGAACTCGAG TGGTCAAAGCTGTTGCCACTCCAAATTCAGCTCTGGAGCTGCCCCTAACCGAAGAAAATGTTGAAAGTGTACTAGATGAAGTGCGGCCATATCTAATGGCTGATGGTGGTAATGTTGTTGTGCATGAAATCGATGGCAATATTGTTCGACTGAAGTTGCAAGGAGCATGTGGATCCTGCCCAAGTTCTGTAACAACCATGAAACTGGGTATTGAACGCCGTCTTATGGAAAAAATTCCCGAGATAGTTGCGGTGGAAGCAATCCCTGATGAAGAAACCGGCCTTGAGCTAAATGATGAAAATATAGAAAAG GTCCTTGAAGAAATAAGGCCGTACCTTATAGGAGCTGCTGGAGGAACTCTGGATCTTGTTGCAATTGAAGAGCCAATTGTAAAAGTCCGAATCACAGGCCCAGCTGCTGGAGTGATGACTGTTCGAGTAGCCGTGACACAAAAATTACGTGAAAAGATCCCTTCCATTGCAGCTGTTCAACTTTTATCTTGA